Below is a window of Mycobacterium sp. 050128 DNA.
CTCCGACAAGCCGGACATGCGCTTCGGCCTGGAGCTCGTCGAATGCACAGAGTTCTTCTCCGACACCACATTCCGGGTGTTCCAGGCGCCCTACGTCGGTGCGGTGGTAATGCCCGGCGGGGCGTCGCAGCCGCGGCGCACGCTGGACGGCTGGCAGGAGTGGGCCAAACAGCGCGGGCATCGCGGGCTGGCCTACGTGCTGGTCGGCGACGAGGCTTCTGGAGGCGAGCTGAGCGGTCCGGTGGCCAAGAACCTGACCGATGCCGAACGCGCCGGACTGGCCGGCCACGTCGGGGCCCGCCCGGGCGACTGCATCTTCTTCTCCGCCGGGCCGGCGAAGGCGTCGCGCGCCTTGCTGGGTGCGGCCCGCGGCGAGATCGCCCAGCGGCTCAACCTGATCGACGCGGGAGCCTGGGCGTTCGTCTGGGTGGTCGACCCGCCGCTGTTCGAACCCGCCGAGGACGCGACCGCCGCCGGCGACGTCGCCGTCGGCTCCGGCGCCTGGACCGCGGTGCACCACGCGTTCACCTCGCCCAAGCCCGAGTTCGAGGGTGCCCTCGACACCGATCCCGGCGTGGTGCTCGCTGATGCCTACGACATCGTCTGCAACGGCAACGAGATCGGCGGCGGCTCGATCCGTATCCATCGCCGCGACATCCAGGAGCGGGTGTTCGCGGTGATGGGCCTGGACAAGGCGGAGGCCGAGGAGAAGTTCGGATTCCTGTTGGAGGCGTTCACATTTGGCGCGCCCCCGCACGGCGGCATCGCGTTCGGCTGGGACCGGATCAACGCGCTGCTGTCGGGGGTGGACTCCATCCGCGAGGTGATCGCCTTCCCGAAGACGGGTGGCGGCGTCGACCCGCTGACCGATGCACCCGCGCCGATCACCGCACAGCAGCGCAAGGAATCCGGAATAGATGCCAAGCCCAAACAGGTTGACGGGGCATGACCGCGCTGGCGACGACGCAGCGCGAAGCGATCAGGAGGAGCGGCGCCATGTCCCAGGAGTTCCCAGACACCGAAACAGTCAAGGCGTTCAACGACGCGATCGCCGACGAATTCCGCGCTAACGGCGGCAAGGTCGGCGGCCAATTCGAAGGCGCCGACCTGCTACTGCTCACCACGACCGGCGCCAAGTCCGGGCGGCAGCGGGTATCGCCGCTGGCGTATTTCACGATCGACGGCAGGCTGATCGTCATCGGCTCGTTCGCCGGCGCGCCCAAGGATCCGGCCTGGGTGCACAACCTGCGGGCCAACCCGCGGGCGCACATCGACCTGGGCACCGATGCGTACGACGTGACGGCGCACGAACTGCCGGCCGCGGAGCGCGATCAGCTGTTCGACAAGGTGGTCGCCGTGGCGCCGGGCTTCGCCGAATATCAGTCGAAGACCAGCCGGGTCATTCCGCTGTTCGAGTTGCGGCGCGGCTGACGCATCTCGCATTGCCGCGCGCACCGGCGCTGCGGTAAGCAGGCGAGATGAGCACTTCGCTGCTGACGCGGCCGTTCGCGGGCCGGGCCGTCGTCGGGGGTTTCAAACGGGTCCGCGGCGTGTGGTTCTACCTCGTGCAGACCTCGGTAGCGGCGGGTCTGTCGTGGTACATCGCGCACGACGTGCTGGCGCACCCGCAACCGTTCTTCGCCCCGATCGCCGCGGCGGTGTCGTTGTCGACCAGCAACGTGCTGCGCGCGCAACGCGCGATCCAGATGATCGTCGGGGTGACCCTGGGCATCGGGACGGGGACCCTGGTGCAGACGCTGTGCGGACCCGGCGCGGTGTCCATCACGATCGCGGCGCTGGCCGCGCTGTTGGCGGCGGTCTTCATCGGTCAGGGCTATATCGGCCAGGGGATGATGTTCGCCAACCAGACCGTCGTGTCGTCGGTTCTGGTGCTCGCCCTCTATCGCAGCGGTGTCGGTTGGGAACGCATCTACGACGCGCTGATCGGTGGGGGGGTGGCGATCATCGTCGCCACCCTGCTGTTCCCGGCCGACCCGCTCGTCGTGCTGCGCAGCGCGCGCGTCGAGGTGCTGCGCACCCTGCACTCGGTGCTGGCCCGCACCGCCGATCTGGCCCGCGGCCGTGACGTTCCCGCCCGGGACTGGCCGCTGCCGGCCGTCGACAGGGTGCACGAGCAGCTGAGCGGACTGATCCAGGCGCGGGCCACGGCTCGTCAGGTGGTGCGATTCGCGCCGCGCCGGTGGGGGCTTCGCGACGCCGTGCAGGCCGCGGATCACCAGGCCTTGCATCTGGCCATGCTCGCCGTCTCGGTGCTGCAGCTGGCCCGCGCCGTGGTCCCCGCGGTCGACGGGTGCTGCGCCCGGCTTCCGCAACCCGCGGAGGCGGTGCTCGACGATCTCGCGCAGGCGACGGCCGTCGCCGACTCCGATCCCACGGCCGCGACCAGCCATGTCGACGCCGCCCGCCGGCATACGTCGACCTTGCTGGCGAACGCCCGGGAACGAAACGAAGTGGTGCTGGCCGACGTCGTCCAAGCGTGCGTCGACGACCTGCAACGGGTGATCGACCTGGGCCGGCGGTAGGGGCGCTCAGATCGAGCCGGTCAGGTACTCCTGGACCAGCTTCTTGGGCGCACGCGTCAGCCAGGCCTCGGTGATCAGTTCCTCGAGACCGCGGACGTCGATCTGCGCCAGCTTGACCAGCACCGCGGGATAGCCGTCGAAGTGCGGGGTGGTGAAGTAAATGTCCGGCTCGTCGGCGACCAGCGCGAATTTGACTCCCTCGTCGGACACCCAGACGCCGAGGATGTCGCCCTCGGGCGCCTGGATCCCGTTGGCCGACAGCGCGGCGCGGTCCGACACGCGCAGCGGTCGCTCCCACGCCAGCAACTTCTTGCCGACCCTCCAGTCATGCGGTGACTGCTCGCAGGTGAGTGGCAGCTCACTCACGATCCGGGCGACGTCGTCCCAGGTGGCCACACATCGATTGTGCTCCCGCTATGGTGCGCTTGGAGCCGTATTGGCTATCGGTCGCAGATCTCAGGAGGTCGCTCGTTGGCTGCTGCAGTGCAACCCCCGGCCACCCGCCGCCATCGCATCACCCACCGCACCGAGTACCGCTACTCGGACGTCGTGACCAGTTCCTACGGTCGCGGCTTTCTCACCCCGCGCGACTCGCAACGCCAGCGCTGCGTCGCGCACCGGCTGACGATCGACCCGGTCCCCGCGGACAGCTCCACCAGCGTCGACGGGTACGGCAACATCAGCTCGTACTTCCACGTCACCGAGCCGCACCACATCCTGAGGGTGACCAGCGACTCCATCGTCGACGTGTATCCGGCGCCCCCCGAGCGCTACCGCAGCGGGCCGGCGATCGAACCGTGGGAGGCGGCCCGGCCGGCCGGGCGCCGGGGAGCACTGGCGACCGAGTTCGCCCTGGACCTGAATCCCCCCGAGATCACCGACGAAGTCCGTGACTACGCGGCGCCCAGTTTCGTGCCCGGGCGCCCGCTGATCGAGGTTTTGCGCGATCTCGCGTCGCGGATCTACGCCGACTTCACCTACCGCTCGGGGTCGACGACGATTTCCACCGGTGTCAATGAGGTTCTGGAGGCCCGGGAGGGGGTATGTCAAGACTTTGCGAGGTTGGCAATCGCCTGCCTGCGCGCCAACGGGTTGGCGGCCAGCTACGTGTCCGGTTATCTGGCCACCGACCCGCCCCCCGGAAAGGAACGAATGATCGGCATTGACGCCACCCACGCCTGGGCCGCGGTGTGGACCCCTCAGCAACCCGGCCAATTCGAATGGCTGGGCCTGGACCCCACCAACGACCAGATGGTCGACCAGCGCTACATCATCGTGGGGCGGGGCCGTGACTATGCGGATGTGCCGCCGCTGCGCGGCATCATCTACACCGACTCGAAGCGCAGCAAGATCGCCGTCGCCGTCGACGTGGTGCCGTTCGAAGGTGATGAGCTCCATGCGTGACTTCCACTGTCCCAACTGCGGCCAGCGCCTGACGTTCGAAAACTCCACCTGCCTCAACTGCGGCAGTGCACTGGGGTTTTCGCTTGACCAGATGGCGTTGCTGGTAATCGCCGAGGGTGAGCCCAGCGAGCAGGCCGGCTTCGTCAACGCCGCCGACTATCAGCTGTGCGCCAATCTGCGTCTGGCCGAATGCAATTGGCTGGTCCCCGTCAACACCCCCCGGCTGCTGTGCGCGTCGTGTGTGCTCACCTCCGAACGGCCCAACGATGCCGACAGGTCCGGCCTGGCGGAGTTCGCCGCGGCCGAGGCGGCCAAGCGCCGGCTGATCGTCGAGCTGCACGAGCTGAAGCTGCCGATCATCGGCCGTGATCAGGATCCCGATTACGGGTTGGCATTCCGGCTGCTGTCCAGTGCGCACGAACAGGTGCTGACCGGGCACGAGGACGGGGTCATCACACTGGATCTGGCCGAGGGCGACGACGTGCACCGCGAGCAGCTACGGGTCGAGATGGACGAGCCCTACCGAACCCTGCTCGGGCATTTCCGGCACGAGATCGGTCACTACTACTTCTACCGCTTGATCGATCCGAACCGCGATCACCTGGCCCGCTTCAACGAGCTGTTCGGCGATCCGGACGCCGACTATCAGGAGGCGCTGGACCGGCACTACAGCCAGGGTTCTCCGGATGGCTGGCAGGAAACCTTCGTGTCGTCGTATGCGACCATGCACCCGGCCGAGGATTGGGCCGAGACGTTCGCGCACTATCTGCACATCCGCGACACCCTGGACACCTCGGCATGGTGCGGTCTGGCCTCGGCGGCGGCGACCTTCGACCGGCCGCCCTTGGGTCCCAGCGCTTTTCCCAACATCATCGAGATGTGGCTGCCGTTGTCGTGGTCGCTGAACATGGTCAACCGGTCGATGGGCCACGACGATCTCTACCCGTTCGTGCTGCCGGTCGCGGTGCTGAACAAGATGCAGTTCATCCACACGGTGATCGAAGAGGTGACATCGGCGCAGACTGCCGTCGCCAGCTAGCGACATCGCGAGCACGGTGGAGCCGGCATGCGGCTAGGCCGGCATCTCCCGTCGTTCGTCGGGGCCCCATAGCGGCTGCATGCCACCGGGCAGGGTCAATTGGGTTTCGGTGATGACGCCGGCCAGGTCGCGCAGCTCGGTGTGGATCGTGGCGAGCAGGTCGGCCAGCTCTTCGCGGTGCCCGTTGACGGCCACCTCCAACTCGGCGGGGTCCGAGCGCCGCAGCAGCGTGCTGATCTCCTCCACGGTGCGCTCCGGACGCGACGACCCCGACGCGCTGGGCAGGTCCTTGAGGTTGGCCCGTAGCCGCTCCAGCTGATAGAGCAGCGAGCGCGGGTTTTTCGCGTCGAACAGCATCAGTTCGGTCACCGCGGCGACGCTGACCTGACCGACCGTACGGCGCCGGTAGATGACTGACGATTCGCAGGCCACCAGGGTCGACTCGATGACGGTCTGCTCGGCATCCGCGCTGCGGACCGTCGTGAGCGTGGCGCCCAGCAATGCGGTCAGCCACAGGCCACGTTCGATCCGCTTGCCGATGTCCATCATCGACCAGCCCACGTCGCGCACCATCGACTCGCTGGCCACCCCCGACAGAGTCAGCATCCCGGCCAGGGTGCGTCCATGCGCCGACGCGAGCCGGGTGTCGGCCTCGGCCAGCGACTGCGGCGGTTCGGACCGGTGCGCAAGTCCGCGCTCCAGGGTGGCCAGCACCACCCAGGTGTCGTTGGACATCTGGTCGCGCACCGCCCTGGCGGCCAGCGCGAGCCCCTCCACGGACTGGATCAGAGATCCCGCCCGGTCCGGGTCGAAAGTCAACGCCCACAACGTCGACGGGACGATCGCGATCATCTCGGCGTGGTCGTTGTCGGCCCCCGTGTCGGTGCCGGTGATGCGGCCCAGGGCGGCCATCAGCACCGGTACGACCTCGCTTTCCTCGGTGTCCTGGTGGTGGCGGTAGACGTGGAAGCGGTCGCGGGCGGCCATCAGCAGGCGGGCCGTGCTTTCCGCGCGCTCGCCGTAGCGGCCGATCCAGAACAGGTCGGACAGCACACGAGGCGAGCTGACTCCCCAGGTGCCCGCGGCGGTCTTGACCGGCTGCACCTCGGTCGGCACCGTGATGGTCTCAGCTCGCACACGTTCGGTCGGGCGAACCCAAACATCTTTAGCTGCAACAGTTTTCAGCTCATACGCCGAGGGGCCCGGCGCTACCACGTAGCCGACGCCGCCGATCATCGGGGCATAACCGCTGCGCTGGGCGACCGTGAACAACCGCATGCCCACCCCGGCCGACGACAACTCGCCGGCGTGGTCGGTCGGCGCGGAGGAGAACTGGGGCAGCTCCTGGCCGG
It encodes the following:
- a CDS encoding FUSC family protein gives rise to the protein MSTSLLTRPFAGRAVVGGFKRVRGVWFYLVQTSVAAGLSWYIAHDVLAHPQPFFAPIAAAVSLSTSNVLRAQRAIQMIVGVTLGIGTGTLVQTLCGPGAVSITIAALAALLAAVFIGQGYIGQGMMFANQTVVSSVLVLALYRSGVGWERIYDALIGGGVAIIVATLLFPADPLVVLRSARVEVLRTLHSVLARTADLARGRDVPARDWPLPAVDRVHEQLSGLIQARATARQVVRFAPRRWGLRDAVQAADHQALHLAMLAVSVLQLARAVVPAVDGCCARLPQPAEAVLDDLAQATAVADSDPTAATSHVDAARRHTSTLLANARERNEVVLADVVQACVDDLQRVIDLGRR
- a CDS encoding transglutaminase family protein → MAAAVQPPATRRHRITHRTEYRYSDVVTSSYGRGFLTPRDSQRQRCVAHRLTIDPVPADSSTSVDGYGNISSYFHVTEPHHILRVTSDSIVDVYPAPPERYRSGPAIEPWEAARPAGRRGALATEFALDLNPPEITDEVRDYAAPSFVPGRPLIEVLRDLASRIYADFTYRSGSTTISTGVNEVLEAREGVCQDFARLAIACLRANGLAASYVSGYLATDPPPGKERMIGIDATHAWAAVWTPQQPGQFEWLGLDPTNDQMVDQRYIIVGRGRDYADVPPLRGIIYTDSKRSKIAVAVDVVPFEGDELHA
- a CDS encoding MmcQ/YjbR family DNA-binding protein; this encodes MATWDDVARIVSELPLTCEQSPHDWRVGKKLLAWERPLRVSDRAALSANGIQAPEGDILGVWVSDEGVKFALVADEPDIYFTTPHFDGYPAVLVKLAQIDVRGLEELITEAWLTRAPKKLVQEYLTGSI
- a CDS encoding zinc-binding metallopeptidase family protein, translated to MRDFHCPNCGQRLTFENSTCLNCGSALGFSLDQMALLVIAEGEPSEQAGFVNAADYQLCANLRLAECNWLVPVNTPRLLCASCVLTSERPNDADRSGLAEFAAAEAAKRRLIVELHELKLPIIGRDQDPDYGLAFRLLSSAHEQVLTGHEDGVITLDLAEGDDVHREQLRVEMDEPYRTLLGHFRHEIGHYYFYRLIDPNRDHLARFNELFGDPDADYQEALDRHYSQGSPDGWQETFVSSYATMHPAEDWAETFAHYLHIRDTLDTSAWCGLASAAATFDRPPLGPSAFPNIIEMWLPLSWSLNMVNRSMGHDDLYPFVLPVAVLNKMQFIHTVIEEVTSAQTAVAS
- a CDS encoding circularly permuted type 2 ATP-grasp protein is translated as MALDPSAVSADHYDADRLLAGYRTARAQEALFELRPTGSLGAGYDEFLGEDGHVRPAWTELADTVAERGRTGLNQLRSVVHNLIDNDGITYTEVDPTSGHALEPRPWSLDTLPIVVSAADWEVLEAGLVQRSRLLDAVLADLYGPRSLLTDGMLPPELVFAHPGYVRAASGIEVPGHHQLFMHGCDLSRLPSGAFEVNADWTQAPSGAGYALADRRVVAHAVPDLYERIAPRPNTPFAQALRLALIDSAPDDAQDPVVVVLSPGIYSETAFDQAYLATQLGFPLVESADLVVRDGKLWMRSLGTLKRVDVVLRRVDALYADPLDLRADSRLGVVGLVEAQRRGTVTVVNTLGSGILESPGLLRFLPELAERLLGEAPLLTAAPVYWGGIDKERSHLLANLSSLLIKSTVGGETLVGPTLSSTQLAGLAAQIESMPWQWAGQELPQFSSAPTDHAGELSSAGVGMRLFTVAQRSGYAPMIGGVGYVVAPGPSAYELKTVAAKDVWVRPTERVRAETITVPTEVQPVKTAAGTWGVSSPRVLSDLFWIGRYGERAESTARLLMAARDRFHVYRHHQDTEESEVVPVLMAALGRITGTDTGADNDHAEMIAIVPSTLWALTFDPDRAGSLIQSVEGLALAARAVRDQMSNDTWVVLATLERGLAHRSEPPQSLAEADTRLASAHGRTLAGMLTLSGVASESMVRDVGWSMMDIGKRIERGLWLTALLGATLTTVRSADAEQTVIESTLVACESSVIYRRRTVGQVSVAAVTELMLFDAKNPRSLLYQLERLRANLKDLPSASGSSRPERTVEEISTLLRRSDPAELEVAVNGHREELADLLATIHTELRDLAGVITETQLTLPGGMQPLWGPDERREMPA
- the aspS gene encoding aspartate--tRNA ligase, with the protein product MLRSHAAGSLRDRDAGQQVTLVGWVARRRDHGGVIFIDLRDASGIAQVVFRAPDVLEQAHRLRAEFCIAVEGVVEIRPEGNANAEIPTGDVELNVTSLTVLGESAPLPFQLDEPAGEELRLKYRYLDLRREGPAAAIRLRSKVNAAARSVLARHDFVEIETPTITRSTPEGARDFLVPARLHPGSFYALPQSPQLFKQLLMVAGMERYYQIARCYRDEDFRADRQPEFTQLDMEMSFIDVEDIIAISEEILTALWALIGYQIPTPIPRISYADAMRRFGSDKPDMRFGLELVECTEFFSDTTFRVFQAPYVGAVVMPGGASQPRRTLDGWQEWAKQRGHRGLAYVLVGDEASGGELSGPVAKNLTDAERAGLAGHVGARPGDCIFFSAGPAKASRALLGAARGEIAQRLNLIDAGAWAFVWVVDPPLFEPAEDATAAGDVAVGSGAWTAVHHAFTSPKPEFEGALDTDPGVVLADAYDIVCNGNEIGGGSIRIHRRDIQERVFAVMGLDKAEAEEKFGFLLEAFTFGAPPHGGIAFGWDRINALLSGVDSIREVIAFPKTGGGVDPLTDAPAPITAQQRKESGIDAKPKQVDGA
- a CDS encoding nitroreductase family deazaflavin-dependent oxidoreductase, whose product is MSQEFPDTETVKAFNDAIADEFRANGGKVGGQFEGADLLLLTTTGAKSGRQRVSPLAYFTIDGRLIVIGSFAGAPKDPAWVHNLRANPRAHIDLGTDAYDVTAHELPAAERDQLFDKVVAVAPGFAEYQSKTSRVIPLFELRRG